CGAGCAGGGCCGCGTCGAGGTCAACGGCCAGCGCGTCACCGAGCAGGGCAAGCGCGTCGACCCGCAGAACGACGAGATCAAGGTCGACGGCCTGACCGTCGCCACCCAGTCGTACCTGTTCTTCGCGCTCAACAAGCCGGCCGGCGTCGTCTCCACCATGGAGGACCCGGACGGCCGCCAGTGCCTGGGCGACTACGTCACCAACCGCGAGACCCGGCTGTTCCACGTCGGCCGGCTCGACACGGAGACCGAGGGCATCATCCTGCTCACCAACCACGGCGAGCTGGCCCACCGGCTGACCCACCCGCGCTACGGCGTCACCAAGACCTACCTGGCCGCCATCCAGGGCCCGATCCCGCGCGACCTCGGCAAGATCCTGGCCAAGGGCGTCGAGCTGGAGGACGGCTACGCCCGCGCCGACAGCTTCAAGGTGGTCTCCAACGTCGGCAAGAACTACCTGGTCGAGGTGACCCTCCACGAGGGCCGCAAGCACATCGTCCGCCGGATGCTGTCCGAGGCCGGCTTCCCGGTCGACAAGCTCGTGCGCACCCACTTCGGCCCGATCGCGCTCGGCGACCAGAAGTCGGGCTGGCTGCGCCGGCTGACCAACCCCGAGGTGGGCCAGCTGATGCGCGAGGTCGGTCTGTAGTCCGAACCGGACTCCACGCCTTGGATTCGAAGGCCTCCCCGCCGTTCGGCGGGGAGGCCTTCCGGCTGTCCGGCGGGGGCCGCGTGTGAACCTCGCCCCACCGGCTTGTCATGATGTGGATCTGTGGCAGAGGATTGCCACGGGACAACGGCCCGCCGTGTGGCGGAACTGCGCCACCGGGGGCAGAGCCGATTGGGGGAAGGGAGCGGCGTGCTCGACGCATTCGGAGTGCTCGGCCTCGGACGACCGGACGGACAGGTGTATGCGGCCCTCGTGATCGCACCGCAGTCCACCGCCGAGGAACTGGCCGAGCAGTGCGGCCTGACACTCCAACAGAGCCAGGACGCCCTCGACCGGTTGGCCGACCAGGGCATGGCCACCCGTGCGCCGGTCGACCGCGAGCGGTACCTGGCGGTGGCGCCGGACGTCGCCATCGGCACCCTGATCGGTCACCGCGAGGCCCAGCTGCGCAGTGCCAGGGCCGAGATGCACCGGCTGATGGACGCCTTCCGGGAGGCCTCCCGCTACACCGATCCGGCGCACTCGGTGGAGGTGCTCACCGGCGCCGAGGCGATCGCCCAGCGGCTGGAGCACCTGGTCGACAGCACCCAGTACCAGGTGCGCGGCTTCGACTGCCCGCCCTACATCCAGGACCCGACGGCGCAGATGCCGCGGCAGCGGGCGAAGCTGAAGGCCGGCGTGCGGTTCCGCACCGTCTACGACAAGGACGCGGTGGCCTGGCCCGGGCGGCTGGAGAAGGAGATCCTGGTCGGCGTCGAGGACGGCGAGGAGGCCCGGGTCCGCCCGGTGCTGCCGATGAAGATGATGATGTCGGACGACAAGATGGCGATCATCCCGATCACCGTCGGCGACAGTGTGCTCGACGCGGCCTACGTCATCCACCCGTCGGCGCTGCTGCAGGCCCTGGACGCGCTGTTCGAGGCCGAGTGGGAGCGGGCGGTGCCGCTCCAGGCGGCGATCGGCGACGGCGAGGTCGACCAGGGCCCGGAGGCCGACCACCGCAAGCTGCTGGGCCTGCTGGCCGCGGGGCTGACCGACGAGTCGATCGCCCGCTCGCTGGGCTGGAGCGCCCGGACGACCCAGCGCCGGCTGCAGAGCCTGATGCGGCTGCTGGGGGCGACCACGCGCTTCCAGGCGGGCATGGCGGCGCGCGAGCGCGGCTGGCTCTGAGGCCCGGCCGGGGCCCCGGGAGCCCGTACCGTCCGCACGGCCCCGTCGGCCCCGTCCGGCCCGTCCGCCGGGGCGGCCGTCAGCTCCAGGGCAGCAGCCGGTCCCAGCGGCCGTCCGGGCCCCGCTCGACCTTCTCCAGGCCCACCACGGCCGTCCGGTTGAGCCGCCCGTAGATGTGCGGGAAGAGCACGCCGGGGGTGGCACCCGCCGGCGGCGGGCCCGACGGGGCCTCCCACTTGACCATCGGCTCGATCAGCTTCTCCTCGATCAGCAGCGCCATCAAAGGGTCCGGGGTGTCCGCGAAGAAGAGGTTCGCGACGGCCAGCACGGTCGGCTCGTCCGCCGAGCAGTGGATGAAGCCGTCGGTCAGCAGCGAGGCGGCGGCGTACGGCCGCCCCGGGTCGCGCAGCCAGTCGTCCAGCGGGGCGAGGTGGTAGATCATGGGTCATTTCTACCGGAGTTGACGGGCCAAACCGGGAAGGGACCGCCCGGCGGCAGGGCTCGCGGCGTTCCGCGCTCCCCACTGCCGCCGGGCGGCCCTGCTCACAGCCCCGCGACCTTCGAGGCCGCCGACACCTCGTACACCAGCGTGACGGTGCGGCGCCCGCCCGGCGGCAGCCGGACGTCCCAGCGCACGATCCCCTCGGCGTCCAGCTCGTCCGGTGCGGGCGAGCAGGCCTCCTTGCGCAGTCGCACCTCCACGGCCGACACCTCCGAGACGGGGATCCGCTCGCGGACGGTCACCACCTGCTCGTCGCGCTCCCCGGGCCCGGAGAACCGCGACAGGTGGAGCCGGATCGTCCGGGTCACCACGGTGCGCTGGGCGATGCCCGCCGTCCCCCGGCTCTCCTCCGTCTCCCGCACCACCCGGTAGTCGTCCGAGCTGCCGAAGGCGAGCTCGGCGGGCGCGCCCGGGGCCGTGAACCGCAACTCGCCGCGGCCGGTGAAACCGCTGTCCTGCACCAGGTCCACCGGCCCGGCCAGCAACGCGTGCCCCGCGTCGTTGCGGAACCGCACCACCCGGGTGACCAGCGGCGACAGCTCCGGCGCCGCCCCGAACTCGCTGCTCGCGGTGGTCGAGAACGACGTCAGCGGGATCCGGTGCGCCCGGCCGTCGCCCGGCACCGACACCGGCACCGGGGTGCGCAGCACCCGCACCTCGCCGCCGTCGTCCACTCCCGGCAGGCCCTCGTCGGACGGACCGGTCGAGCCGATCTCCTCCTCCCGCAGCTCCACCTCGACCGTGCGGCGCTCCTCCGCGGAGCGGTCGCGCAGCGCCAGCACGTCCTCCACCAGCCGGGGCGGCTCCGAGGCCAGCGCCGAGCGGGCGGTGGAGAGCGTCAGCGCCACCCCCGTCCAGTCCTCGCCGGTGCGCTGCCACACCACCGCCTCGGTCTCCAGGGCGAGCGCGCCGCCCGCCAGCGTGGCCCGGTAGGCCGGCCGCCAGAGCGCGCACGGTGTCAGATGCCCGACCCGCAGCGAGACCGGGCCCGCCGCCGCGGCCTCCAGCGTCAGCTCCAGGTGCGCGACCAGCTCGGCGGGCTCCTCCTCGGCCTCCTCCAGCGCCCGCCCGGCCGCCGCCCACTCCTCCTCCAGGGCGTCGATCCGGGCCAGCGAGGCGCGCAGCCGCTCCCCGTGGGCGTCGCGCTCCGCGTCGACCCGGTCGAGCTCCCGGGACCAGCGGGCCCGTTCCAGCTCGCCGCGGCCGGCGCCCTCGCCGATCTCCCGCAGCAGGTCGGCGGCGAGCTGGGCGAGCAGGGCCAGCCGGGCCTCCAGCCGCTCCCGGGTACGGGTCTCGGCCAGCCGCTCCTGCTCCAGGGCATGGAAGCGGCGGCGCAGTGCGGAGTCGTCCTCCGTCGGCGGCAGCGGGGCCCGCGGTGTCCAGCTGCGGACGATCCGGGCGTCCAGCACCCGGGCGTCGCCGGCGGTGACCTCGGCCCGCAGGGTGCGGTCGACCGCGAGGGCGGAGACCGGGCCCAGCCGCAGCCGGGTGACGCCGGCGGCGGGCTCCAGGGTGGCCGTCCGCTCGACGTGCGCGCGGTCCTCCAGACAGGTCACGGCGGTGACGGGCAGCGCGGTGATGGGCGTGGGCGCCATGGTCAGCTCCTCCGGTTTCCGCCGACGACGGCCTTGCCCGCCGGGATCCTGATCTCGTAGCCGCCGTCGAGGGCGGCGGTGCCGCCCGCGGGCAGCTCGACCCGCCAGCGGCGCATGCTCGCCGGGTAGGCGTGCGAGGGGGCGTCGGGCGGGGACCAGTCGGCCCGCTCCTCGATCCGGACGTCCTGGTCGGGGGAGACCGGCACCCGTTCGCGGACCTCCACGGTCACCGGGCGTGGCAGCCGGTTGGCCAGCTCGACGTGGATCCGGTGGTCCAGCACGGCCGTCGAGTTGAGCATCCCCGCGGTCGACTCGCGCAGCTCGGTGCGGCGGGTCACCCGCACCTCCTCGGCCTGGCCGAGCCCGACCCGGCGGGAGGCGCCCGCGGCCAGCGTCGGCAGCGCCGCGGTCAGCAGGAAGTCGCCGTCGACGGTGACCTCGACCGGCCCGGCCAGCAGCGCCCCGGACGTCGCGTTGGCGAGTACCAGCGTCGCGTACACGGCCTCCTCGACGGCCGGCACGCAGACGTACTCGGTGCGCAGCGAGACCGGGATCTCGGCGACGGCGACGGTGTGCCAGGTGCCGTCGGAGGGGATGTCGGCGGGCGCCGCGGCGTCGTGGCGCTGGTCGAAGGAGCCGGCCGAGACCCGCGGCCGCACCGCGTGCGGCGGCAGCGGCAGCGCCGCCACCGACTCGGCGCGGTTGCGCTCCAGCAGGGTCGCCCCGTCGACGGTGCCGCCGGGGAACAGCCGCCCGCGCCGGCCGGCGGGGCCGGCCGCCCCGGCCAGCACCAGCCCGGCGTAGTCCAGCTGGGCGGCGGAGGGCTCCGGCGGGCCGGGCGGGGCGGCGGGACCGGCCGGCCCGGCCGGCTCGGCCGGCTCGGGGGCGAAGGCACCGGCGGCCCCCTCCGCGGCCGGGACGGAAGCCTGCACGGCGCCCGGCCGGCCGCCACCGAGGCGGGCCTTCTTCGGGGCGGCGGCGGCCCGGCTGCGCATGGCGTCCGCGGCGGCGCCGAAACCCTGCGGGGCCGGCGGCGGCGCACCGTACGCCTGGACGGGCGGTGCGCCGCCCGGCGCGGAGGGCGAGGGCGGCGGGGGAGCGGCCATCGGCATCGCCGGCGGCCGCGGCACCGGTCCGGGGGCGGGGGCGGGGGCGGAGAGCGCGACGGCGGACCGTCCCGGGCGGCGGGCCGGCTCCGGGCCGGCGCCCGCTGCGTCGTACCCGGTGAACAGCTCGCCCAGCCCGGCCGGGGGCTCGCGCCAGCCGGAGGGGCCCGGTGCGGGCTGCCGGCGGCCGATCCGCAGCGACCGCAGCCGCGGCAGGTCGGTGCGGCGCTGCAGGTCGGCGGTGGACAGACCGAGCCGGACGCCCGTCCAGTCCTCCCCGGTGCGCTGCGCCAGCTGGGCGCGGAGCAGCAGCGTGCCGCCCGCCTCGCCCTGCCGGTACGTCAGCCGGTAGGTGGGCACCCAGACCGCGCCGGGCACGCCGTACTCGACCTCCAGCTCGACCTCGTCCCCGGCGGCCGCGCCGTCGACCGTCACCACGGCGACCGTGCCGGTCTCCACCGGCCCGGCCGGGGCCGCGCTGGAGGCCCGGGCCAGCGCGTCCGCGGCGACCGCCAGCTCGTGCTCGGCCAGCCGCACCTCGTCGGCGAGCTCGGCGGCGCGTCCGTGCAGCGCGGTGAGCCGCTCGTCGACGAAGTCGGCCAGCTGGAGCCAGGCGTCGGCCGGGGTCCGCCGGTGCGGTTCGTCCTCCCCGGCGGGCGGCGGCACGGCCCGTACGGCACCGATCTCCGCGATCCGGGAGTCCTGCCGGGCGGCCCGGCTGCGGGCCGTGTCCACGGCCTCGCGGGCCCGTTCCAGCCGCTGCTGCAGCTCCGGCAGGTCGGTGCGCTCGCGCAGCGCCACGGACGTCTCCAGCCGGGCCGCCCGCACCCGGGCGCCGCCGCCGACCACCGAGGCCCGCAGCGAGGCCGCGTCGGCCACCCGGGGCAGCCCCGGCAAGCGCACCACCCCGCCCGGCGGCAGCGTCCCCCGCGCCCGCCTGCGGCACAGCGCCCCGCTCGCGTACACCACCACCGAGTCGAGCACCGACTCCCACACGTCCGTCTCCGGCACCCCGGCCCACCCCTTCGTCCGTCCCCTGTCCGGGCGCCCAGTCTGCACCCGGGCCCGGCCGCCGCCGGTGGATTTTCGGCGCGCGTCGGTGGATCGGACGGCGTCCGGCGGCGATCGGTTGCGCGGCGCGGCGGCGCACGGTGGTGCGGGCCGGGGCGGGCGACGGGCCGCGGGCGTCCGCCGGGCGGGACCGGCGCGCGGGGCCCCCGGGCGGTACGCGAGGATGGACGGCGACAACCGGACCCGCCCCGCCCGCCTCCAGGAGACGTACCCCGCCATGCGCACAGTCGCCGTCGTCGGCACCGGACTGATCGGCACCTCCGCCGCCCTCGCCCTCACCGGCCGCGGGGTCGCGGTGTATCTGGAGGACGCCGACCCGGACGCCGCCCGCACCGCGGCCTCGCTCGGCGCCGGCACCACCGAGGCCCCGGACGGCCCGGTCGACCTCGCGATCATCGCGGTGCCGCCGGCCCTGGTCGGCAAGGTCCTCGCGGACTGCCAGCGGCGCGGCCTCGCCCGCAGCTACACCGACGTGGCCAGCGTGAAGGCCGGTCCGCGCGCCGAGGTCGCCGCACTGGGCTGCGACACCACCCACTACATCGGCGGCCACCCGATGGCCGGCCGCGAGCGCTCCGGCCCGCTGGCCGCCCGCGCTGACATCTTCGAGGGCCGTCCGTGGGTCCTCACGCCGACGCCGGACACCGGCACCGAGGCGTTGAACGCGGCCCTGGAGCTGGTCGCGCTCTGCGGCGGCGTCCCGATCGTGATGGACGCCGCCGCCCACGACCGCGCCGTCGCGCTGGTCTCGCACGCCCCCAGCTGCTCTCCTCGATCATCGCGGCCCGGCTGGAACAGGCCGACGAGACCGCCGTCCGGCTGTGCGGGCAGGGCGTGCGCGACGTCACCCGGATCGCGGCCTCCGACCCGCTGCTGTGGGGCGACATCCTGTCCGCCAACGCGGCCGCGGTCGCCGACATCCTCCAGGAGGTCGCCGCCGACCTCGGCTCCACCGTCACCGCGCTGCGCGCCCTCCAGGCCGCCGACGAGGGTGAGCGCCGGGCCGGCGCGGCGGGCATCGAGGCGGTGATGCGGCGCGGCAACACCGGCCAGGCCCGGATCCCCGGCAAGCACGGCGCCCCGCCCACCCGGTACGAGACCGTCACCGTCGTCCTCGGCGACCAGCCCGGCGAGCTCGGCCGGCTGTTCGGCGAGGTCGGGCAGCTCGGCGTCAACATCGAGGACGTCACCATCGAGCACTCCACCGGCCAGCAGGTCGGCCACGTGCACCTGGACGTCGCCCCGTCCGCCGTCCGCCCGCTCGTCGGCGGGCTGCGCGACCGCGGCTGGGCGCTGCGCGACTGACCCGGCGGCAGTGCCGGGGGCCGCCGCACGGTGCCGCCCGCCCGGCCCGCGGGCCCGGCGCGGGCGCTCCGCCGCCGGGCCCGGAACCGGGGCGGATCGGGAGCCTCCGCCGGTCCATTAACCTTGAGATAGTCATCCCGGCCGCGCGCCCGCCGGCCCGAGAGAGAGGTTCGCCCCGTGGACACTGCCGACCGAGCACACGCCCCGGTCGTCGTCGCCATCGACGGACCTTCCGGATCGGGCAAGTCGACGGTCTCCCGCGCGGTCGCCGCCCGGCTCGGCCTGAGCTTCCTCGACACCGGCGCCATGTACCGGGCGATGACCTGGTGGATGCTGGCCAACGAGGTCGACGTCGAGGACGCCGACGCGGTCGCCATAGCCTGCGGCAAGCCCGTGATCGTCTCCGGCACCGACGCCGCCGGCCCGACCATCACCGTCGACGGCCTGGATGTCTCCGGGCCCATCCGCGGCCCCGAGGTCACCGCCAAGGTCTCCGCCGTCTCCGCCGTCCCGGCCGTCCGGGCCCGGCTGGTCGAGCTCCAGCGCGGCTGCGCCGAGGTCGCCGAGCGCGGCATCGTCGCCGAGGGCCGCGACATGGGCACCGTGGTCTTCCCGGACGCCACCGCGAAGATCTTCCTCACCGCCTCGGGCGACGCCCGCGCCGAGCGCCGCGCCGCCGAGCTGCGCGCCAAGGGCGTCGACGAGGCCACCATCACCGCGATGGCCGCCGACCTGGCCCGCCGGGACGCCGCCGACTCCTCCCGGGAGACGGCCCCGCTGACCCAGGCCCCGGACGCCGTCCTGGTGGACACCAGCGAACTCACCCTCGACCAGGTCATCGACACCGTCGTCGCCCTGGTGGAGGAGCGGGCCGGCCGGCTGACCGCCGTCTGACCCCCGCACCACAGCCCCCCGCACCACCCCGGCGGGCGCACGCGCGCCCGCCCGACTACGGGATTCGTAGTCTCGCGCTGCCCCTCCGAGGGCAGGTACGCACGGCACGCCCCTGGGAAGGGCCGTGCCGGGAAACGGAAGAACCGCACATGAGCAACGACACCACCGCCCATCACGGCGAACTCGGCGACGCCGAGTACGCCGAGTTCATGGCGCTGGCCGCCGAAGAGGGCTTCGACGCCGAGGAGATCGACGCGGACCTGGACGCCGCCTCGCACGGGCCGCTGCCCGTGCTGGCCGTCGTCGGCCGCCCGAACGTCGGCAAGTCGACCCTCGTCAACCGCATCATCGGCCGCCGCGAGGCCGTCGTCGAGGACCGCCCCGGCGTCACCCGCGACCGGGTCACCTACGAGGCGACCTGGAACGGCCGCCGCTTCAAGCTCGTCGACACCGGCGGCTGGGAGGTCGACGTCCTCGGCATCGACGCCGCCGTCGCCGCCCAGGCCGAGTACGGCATCGAGTCCGCCGACGCGGTGCTCTTCGTCGTCGACGCCACCATCGGCGCCACCGACACCGACGAAGCCCTGATCAAGATCATCCGGCGGGCCGGCAAGCCCACCGTGCTCTGCGCCAACAAGGTCGACGGCCCCTCCACCGAGGCCGAGGCCGCCTACCTGTGGTCGCTCGGCCTCGGCGAGCCGTACCCCGTCTCCGCGCTGCACGGCCGAGGCTCCGGCGACCTGCTCGACGCCGTCATGGAGGCGCTGCCCGAGGCCCCGCCGCAGACCTTCGGCAACGGTCCCGTCGGCGGCCCGCGCCGCGTCGCGCTGATCGGCCGCCCCAACGTCGGCAAGTCCAGCCTCCTCAACAAGGTCGCCGGCGAAGAGCGGGTGGTCGTCAACGAGCTGGCCGGCACCACCCGCGACCCGGTCGACGAGCTCATCGAACTCGGCGGCAAGACCTGGAAGTTCGTCGACACGGCGGGCATCCGCCGCCGCGTCCACCTCACCGCGGGCGCGGACTTCTACGCCTCGCTGCGCACCTCCTCCGCCCTGGAGAAGGCCGAGGTCGCGGTCGTCCTCGTCGACGCCAGTGAGACCCTCGCCGAGCAGGACACCCGGATCATCTCGATGGCCGTCGAGGCCGGCCGGGCCGTCGTCATCGCCTACAACAAGTGGGACCAGCTCGACGAGGAGCGCCGCTACTACCTGGAGCGCGAGATCGAGCGCGACCTCGTCCAGGTGCAGTGGGCGCCGCGGGTCAACGTCTCGGCGCTGACCGGCCGTCACA
The Kitasatospora paranensis genome window above contains:
- a CDS encoding pseudouridine synthase, with protein sequence MRSSGNGRNSGGQGRGGQGGGRSGGSSYGGGGQGGGRGGSSSGGGSYGGGRGGSSSGGGSYGGGRGGSSSGGRGGSAPRGGDRRDDRRDDRQYPDRPLRPEERRYDRPEFGGGPNATPSRGGYAGRRPAPAPKPRREGQGAPGDPRRQPQRSRELQARIEDAVLARHDKPAVKTPKTFGEPEGERLQKVLARAGIGSRRACEELIEQGRVEVNGQRVTEQGKRVDPQNDEIKVDGLTVATQSYLFFALNKPAGVVSTMEDPDGRQCLGDYVTNRETRLFHVGRLDTETEGIILLTNHGELAHRLTHPRYGVTKTYLAAIQGPIPRDLGKILAKGVELEDGYARADSFKVVSNVGKNYLVEVTLHEGRKHIVRRMLSEAGFPVDKLVRTHFGPIALGDQKSGWLRRLTNPEVGQLMREVGL
- a CDS encoding helix-turn-helix domain-containing protein codes for the protein MLDAFGVLGLGRPDGQVYAALVIAPQSTAEELAEQCGLTLQQSQDALDRLADQGMATRAPVDRERYLAVAPDVAIGTLIGHREAQLRSARAEMHRLMDAFREASRYTDPAHSVEVLTGAEAIAQRLEHLVDSTQYQVRGFDCPPYIQDPTAQMPRQRAKLKAGVRFRTVYDKDAVAWPGRLEKEILVGVEDGEEARVRPVLPMKMMMSDDKMAIIPITVGDSVLDAAYVIHPSALLQALDALFEAEWERAVPLQAAIGDGEVDQGPEADHRKLLGLLAAGLTDESIARSLGWSARTTQRRLQSLMRLLGATTRFQAGMAARERGWL
- a CDS encoding DUF952 domain-containing protein; its protein translation is MIYHLAPLDDWLRDPGRPYAAASLLTDGFIHCSADEPTVLAVANLFFADTPDPLMALLIEEKLIEPMVKWEAPSGPPPAGATPGVLFPHIYGRLNRTAVVGLEKVERGPDGRWDRLLPWS
- a CDS encoding mucoidy inhibitor MuiA family protein, yielding MAPTPITALPVTAVTCLEDRAHVERTATLEPAAGVTRLRLGPVSALAVDRTLRAEVTAGDARVLDARIVRSWTPRAPLPPTEDDSALRRRFHALEQERLAETRTRERLEARLALLAQLAADLLREIGEGAGRGELERARWSRELDRVDAERDAHGERLRASLARIDALEEEWAAAGRALEEAEEEPAELVAHLELTLEAAAAGPVSLRVGHLTPCALWRPAYRATLAGGALALETEAVVWQRTGEDWTGVALTLSTARSALASEPPRLVEDVLALRDRSAEERRTVEVELREEEIGSTGPSDEGLPGVDDGGEVRVLRTPVPVSVPGDGRAHRIPLTSFSTTASSEFGAAPELSPLVTRVVRFRNDAGHALLAGPVDLVQDSGFTGRGELRFTAPGAPAELAFGSSDDYRVVRETEESRGTAGIAQRTVVTRTIRLHLSRFSGPGERDEQVVTVRERIPVSEVSAVEVRLRKEACSPAPDELDAEGIVRWDVRLPPGGRRTVTLVYEVSAASKVAGL
- a CDS encoding DUF4139 domain-containing protein, which produces MPETDVWESVLDSVVVYASGALCRRRARGTLPPGGVVRLPGLPRVADAASLRASVVGGGARVRAARLETSVALRERTDLPELQQRLERAREAVDTARSRAARQDSRIAEIGAVRAVPPPAGEDEPHRRTPADAWLQLADFVDERLTALHGRAAELADEVRLAEHELAVAADALARASSAAPAGPVETGTVAVVTVDGAAAGDEVELEVEYGVPGAVWVPTYRLTYRQGEAGGTLLLRAQLAQRTGEDWTGVRLGLSTADLQRRTDLPRLRSLRIGRRQPAPGPSGWREPPAGLGELFTGYDAAGAGPEPARRPGRSAVALSAPAPAPGPVPRPPAMPMAAPPPPSPSAPGGAPPVQAYGAPPPAPQGFGAAADAMRSRAAAAPKKARLGGGRPGAVQASVPAAEGAAGAFAPEPAEPAGPAGPAAPPGPPEPSAAQLDYAGLVLAGAAGPAGRRGRLFPGGTVDGATLLERNRAESVAALPLPPHAVRPRVSAGSFDQRHDAAAPADIPSDGTWHTVAVAEIPVSLRTEYVCVPAVEEAVYATLVLANATSGALLAGPVEVTVDGDFLLTAALPTLAAGASRRVGLGQAEEVRVTRRTELRESTAGMLNSTAVLDHRIHVELANRLPRPVTVEVRERVPVSPDQDVRIEERADWSPPDAPSHAYPASMRRWRVELPAGGTAALDGGYEIRIPAGKAVVGGNRRS
- the cmk gene encoding (d)CMP kinase, with amino-acid sequence MDTADRAHAPVVVAIDGPSGSGKSTVSRAVAARLGLSFLDTGAMYRAMTWWMLANEVDVEDADAVAIACGKPVIVSGTDAAGPTITVDGLDVSGPIRGPEVTAKVSAVSAVPAVRARLVELQRGCAEVAERGIVAEGRDMGTVVFPDATAKIFLTASGDARAERRAAELRAKGVDEATITAMAADLARRDAADSSRETAPLTQAPDAVLVDTSELTLDQVIDTVVALVEERAGRLTAV
- the der gene encoding ribosome biogenesis GTPase Der, yielding MSNDTTAHHGELGDAEYAEFMALAAEEGFDAEEIDADLDAASHGPLPVLAVVGRPNVGKSTLVNRIIGRREAVVEDRPGVTRDRVTYEATWNGRRFKLVDTGGWEVDVLGIDAAVAAQAEYGIESADAVLFVVDATIGATDTDEALIKIIRRAGKPTVLCANKVDGPSTEAEAAYLWSLGLGEPYPVSALHGRGSGDLLDAVMEALPEAPPQTFGNGPVGGPRRVALIGRPNVGKSSLLNKVAGEERVVVNELAGTTRDPVDELIELGGKTWKFVDTAGIRRRVHLTAGADFYASLRTSSALEKAEVAVVLVDASETLAEQDTRIISMAVEAGRAVVIAYNKWDQLDEERRYYLEREIERDLVQVQWAPRVNVSALTGRHMEKLVPAIETALQGWETRIPTARLNAFLGELVASHPHPVRGGKQPRILFGTQAGVRPPRFVLFASGFLEAGYRRYVERRLREEFGFEGTPISISVRVREKRRRK